The DNA window AACTAactgactttatttattttatctaacgaATACTAATACACCGCtatgcaaataataaaactagaaaAAGCTTacctaccaaaataaaaaataggtagTTAGAGCCATCAggcgtattaataataataagtataacagAAAAGTATCCGTGCAATGCTTGCTTAATACTTTACATGCATGATAATAGGACTATGTCAATAAATTTCAGCGATGTGCATGTGAGCAAGACCAGGGGCAGCAGCTTGTACGTGGGATATGAATGTTTGCTAATCATGAGAGTTGATCCTGCAAAGGTTGTGACCTTGCAGTAACAGGCGACGGCGGCGCGGCCGGTGATGGCGCCGCGTGTCACCGCCTGCGCCCAGGAAGTTGGAATgaacaatttattgttatacggTGCTTAATATAGCGTTCCGTGCCCTTGAGGATATAATTACGGTCAATAAAGAAATGCAACCATTTTGAACACAGCGCCTGTCACGCCGGAAGTTTATTTTCAACTTAATTTTCCTACAAGTCAcatgaatttattaaacactTAATACACACACAATTGCCATAAATCTTCATTCacccattattaatataatacctacTGTTAGTTTTCTCTCGTAGTCAGAACTCGTGAATCAttatcgatgattgcgggtgctccactgaattttcatatggttcatttgtttttataaattattcatctcACGCTAGGCGGCgagggaaaacatcgtaaggagaCCTACATTTATCGCATAAAACTCTGCCATGTGTGATTTGTACCCATTAATGTgcattagagcagcgtcgtgAAATAAATTCCAAGCCTCATAAGAAGAGGCAGTGGACGAGGTACACGTAACTTACAATCAAAGGAGTGAAGAGCGGCGACCTAGAGGGAGCCTGAAGGCATAATACTTAACAATGCCTCACATCCGATTGTCGTGATGGCAGAACTCATTCTACTTTTAAGTAAATCTTACCCCAAGGCGCCCCAATAGATGTCACAtcaaaatacattaatgtaGGTATATGCTATCCAGCTCTACATTGGATCAGTAACTTAAATTTTACACACGACATTTTTACAAACTAACTAATCCAAAAAAATGGGGTACAATGAATAATCAACTCACCCTTCAATGTGCAACAGAGcgttagaaaatattttgtagtgaGTGAACGGTACCCAGGGTCGCAAGTCtttttacattttgataaattGGATTGTAAAATGCCGCGTTCCATATGAGTGTACGTACTCATATAGGACGCGGCTTAGCGTTTGTTCTTGTAGGAAGCCCTACATTGGTTAAATATGTGGCGCCTTATGGTCTGGTGCCACTGACATTTTGCCAATTCCGCTTCTATGCCACTACTATCGATTCAGATATAGCCGAACGTTCTCATagaagaattttaaatacatacatgccatcttttatttaataatgcaatATTAACCTTTGATAAAAGACAACAAATATTCTATTCTTAAGTTCTgtgtttaaaaaattcaaatttataaaagagtAAAACATCGTTTATTATCTCTAAAACGCATTaactattaagtattatataatgctTACTTACATCATTATGCGTTTTaggtgtaataaataatgttttattgttcCCGTAAGGTTTTTCACGATGGTAAAAGCAaccttacataaaaataataaattgactattaaaaaccttaaatgtttaaaaactcGTTCgcttagtaataatttaaaataggaaaaaatTAAGAACTACATTTACGTGGTTAATAAtaggtttgtttgtttaattacatacatatacataataagctaaataaaacagttttaaatcTGTTATTTCTTTAAGTGTGAGATATACACAAATAGTAACCCAATCACAATGGCTATCGTGATAAGCGATATCCTATCACCTGCctcattgttaatatattttaatattatcaattgttTTTAGGTTCttacagatattttataatgcTTTTAGAAGAAGTAGGATATGTTAATATCTGTAATTGGGAtacatttagtaataatatgtcTAAGGTGACTGCCGactgaatgaattaattatttttaagcgacAAATAAATCTAGATTcagtaattattaattggatGTAATTGTTAATTGGTTCCTGTTtcctatattatttttcattgactTTCATCTttagatattataaagaatgagactatttctttaaaaatatctattaaaccAGTAGTTATCCCTTGAAACACGGTCCATACAAGCCAGTTTGTCGTTAAAACAATGATATCTTAAAAACATTTAGTACCTACGTGAAATAGGTACCACGCGTAAATCTGTATTTTGGATACCTAAATAAACGAGACATGTTTTTATATAGGGCCTGACTTAGAGATTTGGAGGTCTCCAATCCTTTGTACCTACAAAGGATGTGAGagccctaattattattttataaactaaattgaaCAATATCTGTAAGTCGCTTTAAACAGTAATTAATGAACGTCAAAAGTATCGCATATCACCTTTGCCTTTTACTTTATCTACAAATAGCTAtagtattacattaaaattttagaacCTCTTGTTTAGGTCCCGAAGCCCTGAAAGGACTGATGCACTCCCATAAATTAGatccttattatataatataataccaatatttaacaatataccGAAATAGTTACGACTATAAAACTAGTTGCAGGCTGCTCCATCTAGTGGcagtttttatatctatttgaaGCCGCCCATTTAGTAAGCATTTATAAAGTATGTTATTGTTtacattagatataaaattcaaaagtgtttaagaatatttggaaaaaatatatatactaattgaatattttacataaaacatttatttttattttaaaaaagtgttatttcaatatttttttgtatttgcagTGTTTCTGTTAGCACTATATCTTTACGTAAAATAGAACGTCCAATCCAATTCACACCCGATGTCATCATGTGTCAGATTTGGCCTTCAATTACTGTGGTTTCTCGCAATTTGTGAGGGTTTTGCAATGTCCGAGTGAAGTGATACAGGCGAAATCGATGCTGTGACAATTGACTGACTTACTCGTGTTAAAATGACATCGAGAAGTAAAAATGCAGTACGAAGTTACGAGACTGAAATTGAAAAAAGTCGGGAGGAGTCTAATTGGAAGAAGGCTGTGGAGTTGGCTCAGCAGCTCAAGGCCAGGTCACCACAACATGGTGAACAGCATTTATATTTGGTCATCaccttatatattaattaaaatccgcGTAACTTACACATTCATTcaggattataaatattatagcagTCGTTCTGAGTGTTGTCaaacttatatttgtaatatttactatgAGTTAAAGTCcagttttttgttattacaattaattggaAGGTTTGTTTATCCTCCATTGATTCGCCCACACTTGTGTCTAGTGTCTTATCActcgtatatattttgtaatacaaaagGAACAGCAACAACTGGTTATTTaatctgttattattttttctttgctAATGACACATCATAATTCACATAGGTACTTGTTACTGGTGAATCATCTTCAAGCcacaatgatatatgtatgtttctttttaatttaacatgtcGGACTCTTTATTACAAAACCAATTCTTTACAAGTTaaaacttttcattttaatacaaataaactatcAGAAAATATCtgcaacataattttaattatgaaaatgaatgtAATTTCAGAAAGTCTTGCACATTTTCTCATTGGAGAAGGAAAGTTGGAAGCCTATCTTGAAGAATGGGCACCCATCAAGGAGAATGTTGAAAGGGCCCAGCGAGAGCTTTCAGAGGCTCGTGGGTACCTGACACTGGCTACAGATGAGGCAGGGAAGAAGGCTGGAGTAGCTCTTGATTCCCATTTATTATTAGGGAAGTTAAATTATGCCTGTGGAGCCTATGATGATGCCTTAAAACACTATAAACTGGCAGAATTGAATACCTTGACGGAGAAGGAACTGCCTgtgttagtatagattttttttcacaatacaattattagaattatttatttaatttttactattagtatttttttaaccattgtcagtattatgatataataaatcaagATCATTTAATCACTTTGCTATAAATTAGTAAGAAAGATGTTCCCTCTCTTAATATACTTGTCAAAttctaattattgtattttaaactaaatctaATTATACATTGGTCATTTAAaaactacaatatatttaaaaaaaaacaaaccatcAGTGATTTTAATAGCCATTATTACAGCTTTTTGACAACTTAAAAATGGTTAGGGTTATGTACTGCAAGTGGTCAGGATTGAACCTACTATTTCCTCATTGCTAGATGGCTTATAAAAGACACTTTTAGTGTAGagctttgaaaataaatgtatgctTAGAAAAACAACCTAAGGGATTCATTAACTAATTGCCATCATAATTAGATAATGGTTTATAATTAggtaatctattttaaatgacGTGTCCCTGGAAATTGTGTAATGTTAAGTTATGATAAAACTAACGGGATTGTTAACTGTAGAAAAGATACGAATGCAAtataaatttgcaataaaacatataaaatactgatagcttatattattttaggttgATTTTTAGTTACTATGCTTATTGTCTACCATTAGaaaaatgttgatatatttttatataaccttCATAAAAAGTGTGTATTGTAACtgaaatttgaatgaatatttatgttatataatctaatttacaGCCGAAGTCTTCGTATAGTAGCTGAGTCCTATGCCATCAAGGGCTTGTGCTTAGAACAAACTGCATTACCAGGCTCTACAAGTCGATACAAACAGGCAGAGAGGGAATCTGagatggtaaaatattttatctaatagtTCCACTATAGGCTCGATACATACACTATACAGCACATATTGGCTGGTCTAGTTTCAAGAAGATGAAGAAGAGTTGTGCAAGACATATTCATCATAAATATACTGAAGTGTaaaaggaataaataatttatctattaaagttTCTTAGAAATTGGgcattatcatgtgcttaacaAATTTGAGAAGGAAATAAATGTTACTCATATATGATCAACacgtacaaaaataattgtttttaaatatataaaggtcTAGTGTCTCATTCCTAAGCTATTCTAATCAGCTTATCTATTTGTAAGCGCTATCAGTTCGTTAAATTCCTAAATGGAATAATTTCCGCAGATCCGCAGCTTCGAGGTGTCGTCAGAGCTAAGCCTGCTGTACCTGCAGCGCTGCGCGCGCTGCGCCGGCGCCACGCTGGAGGCCGCGCTGCTGCGCGCGCCGCTGCTGCACATCCGCGCCGGCCGCCTGCACGCCGCCATCGACAGGTAGCCAAGCCCCGCCGCGCGCCTCGCGCCGCCGCGTCCCCGCCCCCCCGCGCCCCGCACTCATACACACGCTGTACTCCTCCAGGTATCGCGAAATGCTGACGGCCGTCGAGTCGGTGTCGACGCAGGCCTTGCGCCTCACGCTCGCCAGGCAGCTCGCCGAGGTGCTCATGAGGGGCGTCACGGGACAGGTAGCTGCAGCTTCGTCGCGGTGCGCTCCGACTCGGCACcgattgtatatttattgttttgtgtaGGTGTACCAGGCGCCCCGGAAGGTGGCGGCTCCCTCGCAGTTGCAGGGCACGCTCACGAGGAGAAGGGAGGAGTACGTCTCGGAGGGACCGTGGAAGCCGAAGAAGTACGCTGGAATCAATCAGGTAAATACAGTAAACGGATTGAGCTCCGAACGTATCGTTATTTTGCTAGAGAGCAGAAGTCGAAATGATGTTTGCGAGGTGTTCGGCCGATTGGACGACTCCTCACGCGAAACATTAGTACAGTCCCAAGTGCGGGTTTGCAGTTCGTGCCGCGAAACGAGTACGAGGAggtgctgctgctgctgctggtGGGCGAGGCCATGGCGGTGCGCGACGCCGTGCTGTCGCAGAGCGGAGAGTTCTCCGCCGCGCGCGACCACTCGCTGCAGAACGCCGTGGCCGTGGCCGACCTGCTGGCGCTGGCCGCCGTGCGCTGGGGGCAGATGGCGCTCGTCATCGAGGTACGCGTCTCGGACGCGCGAGGGGCGTCACCCCGACggtgtcaaatgttatttattcacATCATAACGTAGCCCGTCATATACGTACACAGAATCATAAATCCAGGAGTAGAATGAGTAATGTGTGCTTTCGTTGGCCCGGTGCCCCGCCCCGTGCAGTCGCTGGAGCGCGCGATGAAGTTCTCGTTCGGTTGCGCGCACATCTGGCGGCAGCGCGCGCTGGCGACGGCGGcggccgcgcgcgccgcgcccgcgccccccgcgcccccGCTGCCAGGTATAGAAAGGCGGATTGAATGCTGAATTACAGATCGAAAGATTGTTTAGTCAGTTTAAAAGCGATCGACGATTGCTTCACAAGTATAAATATAGACATTTTTGTAAGAAACACAATACTGTAGACTCGTGCAGGAAAGGTAAGCTAAAACACACTAGTTTCCggcttcgcaaagttaatatatCCTTCCTGGGAAACGAATAGTGTGCAGTATTCGTTTCTACTATGAGATTCCGCAGCTACTTTTAATCGGcctattgaaaatttaaagctcatgtcaaaaaatcaTTGACAAATAAGGCAACTTAAAATGGTGCAAAAGAGCGAGTCCGAGCCGCTAAGCGCGCGCGTGTCCGCAGGCAGCGCGGCGTGGGGCGCCAGCGTGCGCGCGCTGGGCGTGTGCCGGCGCGCGGCGCCGCTGCTGCGGCACGACGCCGCGCTGCGCCTGCTGGCCGCCAGCACGGCCTACCGCGCCGGCTGGGTGAGTGCTCCCCCTGTGCTCAATACTTAATCCATCAACTCGAGtaaaaatcgtcacgtaaggaaaaggCCTTGTAGcagccccccccccccaccaGGCGACCTATCCCTGTCTTTCtttcgttttatattatattatttaaacttattttttgttattgttttcaattaacACTTATTTAATAGATACTAATGCCTGGTCCCGCGACACCTcttggtttttttaaatataatttttattatttgagcgTTTCTATTTATGGATTTGTAGTagacttcaataaaaaaactatttggtTCATTCGTTGTCCAGAAATAGTTGAAAATTGAGTGGATACATCGATAGTTTTGGTTTTGCGTAGATAGAGGAGGGAATCGAGTTGGCGGAGGAGGCGCTGGCGATAGAGGAGGCTCGGGGCGGCGTGTTGTTGGCGCGCTGCTATCTCTACTGCGGAATCGGACGACAATCGAAAGCACAGGTGACCCCACTGAAAGGTTCAACTAAGAAAAATTTAAGGATcacataaaaatagttacatttgtttaaaaaaaaataggcaaaTTTAGTAGAAAACATGTACAATAAAAGTTGAAGGTGtagattatattgaaaaaagtcCGTAAAATAGATCCTCGCGAAACACTTTGTGTACTTGACTTATACAAAACTTTCTTTATATTTGGATACACaatatgtaatcaaaatattattatcttttcagAAAACTAATTCTCGCATTGAGAAGGAAGCAGATAACGAGACCAGTCTAAGGATGCTGCTGAAGTCAGTGGAGCTGGACGACAACGATCACTTGGCGTTCTACCACCTGGCGTTGCAGTATATTCACCTGGGGATGTTGAACGAGGCGATGGTAAAACTAAACAGAACAACCAATCTATTGACGTTAATTTGTATAAAGCGATCGATTGACTCGAACTAATGCTGGGACTCGGTGGAGTTTCCAAAGTACgtttttgaaaaatttcatCCGTACCATGCCAGCTGCCGAATCGCATCGCAATGTAATTGTTCCAAAAGGCGGCCCCCGCGGCCCGGCTCTGCCTCAGAATTAATTGGTAACGGGCGTGCGGCGCAGGACGCGACGCGCGCGTGCCTGCGGGCGCGCAGCGAGTGCGGCGGCGGGCTGCGGCTGGCGGCGGCGCTGTGGGGCGCGGCGTGCGCGGGCGTGCGCGGGCGCCGCGCGCTGGCGGCCGCGCGCCTGGCGCACCACCACTACCCCGGCGCCGAGTGGCCGCTCGCCAGCCTGGCCGCGCTGCAGCTCGTGTGGGAGAGCGGCGAGGTACGGTGACGGTGCCGGGGACGGACGATAGCAGAGGCTCGCAGGGAGATGCGCGATAGACTTTATTTCTGCGTAGTGACCAGTTCGTTGCATCCATGTTTTAATAGAGaaagtaatataagtaaaataaaaagtcaacgactatataattgaatacaatatcTCTCCAGGACTtgataacgtatttatttaaataaataaaaagtagcctccGAATGGGCGCCGGCACGGCCTCTAGTGTACGATGAGTTTATTTCAGGCAGCTCTCGCTACCGGTAAGGAGCTCCTGAAGCTCTTGAACGGCGCGGACGGCGAGGTGGACACGGAGCATACGAACGGGTACGCCGAGCTCGACGCGCTGTCGGACTCGCAACACGACGACACGCACAGCAACAGAGACGCCGGtaagaatatattgttttaaacgtttaatcacaaacttttaaatacttggtggtagggctttgtgcaagcccgtctgggtaggtaccacccactcatcagatattttacttccaaataacagtacactgtattgttgtgttccggttagaagggtgagtgagccagtgtaatcacaggcacaagggacataacatcttagttcccaaggttggtggcgcataggtgatgttaggattggttaatatttcttacagcgcctatgtctatgggcggtggtgaccacttaccatcaggtggtccatatgctcgtccgccaatcaatgccataaaaaaaaataaaaaaaaataataaaacaatttctcaATTAACTTCTCCGTCTAAATCGATAGACTGTAAAAATCACggagaataatataattgtacataGATGTATGTGCTTGTTTTTAATCTTTCGTTTCTGGATACCTGGAAATAAGCATTAGTGATACGCCAGCCGTAACCGAATTTGTCAAATTACTAGTGGAATCCGTCGATAAAATCTACACAGACTTTAGCAAAGCTTTGGACAAAGTCGATCACGATCGTCTTATAGACAAATTATGCTCTTTTTATCCCTACGACTCTAATTGAAGTCTTAtttcaatagaatatatttagaaatagcAATAGACGTGTTTCACTATAAATCGGTGTAAGCAACCGAGGAGTACCACTGGGGTCTCATCTCGGGCCAGTTATTTTCAGTCCTCAGAAATGACTTCGTCGTTATGtagagataatttaaaaaactaaacggAACGTCCGCAACCGTGTCGCACAGCGTCCATCCGAGCGGAGTCGGCGGGCGCGTACCGCATGGAGCGCGCGCTGTCGGAGGGCGCGTCGTCGCAGtccgcgccgcgcgcgcgctcGCCGCTCGCCGAGCACCGCGCGCACGCCTGGCTGCTGCTGGCCGACCTCTGCCTCAGGTGCCGcccacgcacacacacacacacacacacactttcgTTCCGAAAGATTACTATTATGCTACTACTCTTTCATTTCTATTATTTCTGTGGTCaacttttattttgaacttaacattaaaaatttaatcaaattgtaTCGAGTAAGGTGACAGATAGATTTTGTAGTGCAATGGTGAAATAGATTACGAGGGCTCTCTGTTTTACGTCACTGAGTATAATCATTGGGATCACTCGTAGGCTAGGGAGAGTGAACGCGGCGGCGGGATGCGTGTCGGAGGCGGCGTCGCTGACGCCGTTCAGTCACCTCGTGTTTTATACGGTCAGtgcatatttatgtaatgaATTTCACGAGCGGTGTTTCATGGAATATATAGATACGGCGATCGGCTGCCGCCATAAATACTTACCTCGTCCCGGCCGTCTGTCCGCAGCGCGGCCTCGTGCACGCGGCGGGCGCGGAGTGGGCCGAGGCGCGCACGTGCTTCCAGAACGCGCTCGCCATCCACCCCACGCACCTCGACAGCATCGTGCAGCTCGGTCGGTACCCTCGCTGCGCACTGGCGCCCCCCCCCCTCGAGCGCTCGCTCTAAGCGGAATAATTCGGTCGTCGCAGGCGCCACGTACTACTCGCTGGGCTGGCTGCGGCTGGCGGAGCGCACGCTGCGCGAGGCGGGCGCGCTGCAGCCGTCGCGCGCCGACACGTGGCGGCGCCTGGCGCTGGTGCTGGCGGCGCTGGGCGAGCCGGGCGCCGCCGCCGACGCGGCCGCCGCGGCGCTGGCGCTGCACCCGCTGCTGCCGctcgccgcgccgcccgccgcgcaccTGCCGCTCTGAGCGACGGTCAGTGCCCGCCGACCGGCTCGAAGGACCGCCCCTATTGAATCTCACCACGAGCTTACGACGTAATTCCGTTTCAGGGTCACACTCGGTTCCGCTAGATGCGCGCGATTCGACTGCCAGATGTGTCCCGCACGCGTGGCGAGTCGGGAGCACGAAATGTATTCATAAGATGTACTATAATTACCGAAGTGATCGAATTATTACGCCGGTGCTCAAGCAGCACGCAGCACTGTGTACTTTTGGTTCGCAACATTAAGTAAGACAACTCGAACCGATCGCGGTTTAAAAACTATGCAATAAGTCCACTATGTCATAACAAAGTATGTAATGTtacatattagtttatttagaGTGCAACaggatatacatataatacttaaCACGACACGAATGCTACGATACGTATCGTCTTCGACGCCGCGCTGCTGGAAAATTTCCCAAATAGTGTATAAACCTTGATgtgaaaacaaattattcaatttattaaatacgtctTCCTTATTAGCGAAATATCATAATTGTTGGTGTGTTAAATTATCTTAGGAATACAAGTTGTATATCTGATTGGTGGTGGGGCGGGGGTTTGATAAGCAAGCCCACCACTGCACAGCTACCACTATTAAacaaatcaaagaaaatatttacaagataaCTTGACTTCGGCTTACGGCTTGGTTTAACTCAAGTGCATACGATATTTGTATCCGCAACACGTCGCGCCAAATACTACTTTCCCTTATAAATATGATTCTGTTACTGTAACCCATTAAGTCATTTGAAACGATCAATGTATTCCTCTTGTATATAGATTTAACTATCTtgaatacattaaacatttacaCTTTATTTGTATGACAATAAGGTCCATGTTtgtgtgttaattttaaaattatatttagaaaagtaAATTCGCtgaaaaatttgttttaaaaattaaagttacatcAAGCATAacggataaattatattaaatcattcttattaaaacttaacatcttagccaaaaaataataacagaatcACAGCCGAGTCGCCGGCGACCAGTTAGTCATCGAAAGTCGTTGTTaagaattacaattttattgtttttttttccacatTAAATCCTTAGTTTTCGGTTTTCTTTCATTCAATACTTACTAATCTGTAGTATTTGACTTCTTAATAATATCTCGGGACAAAGTGTTCCTCTCTTTCGTTCGAGTTCGGTAAAGCTAGAATAAGATTCAAACAATACGATGACGGAAGTTACGTATTTTCCATAATCTTTGTTTCAGTTTCTCTGAAAATTGagttagataaaatattactcataattttaaaaaaagtctttgtttaatattggtCGCCGTATTTTCGTCTGTAGTCACCCTTATGCGGCACCGTTTGACGATGCccataacattattatagtagaaaaatatttaccatcgTGACTGATATTTAGATACTTAATGCATCGGAATTGATTCCAATTGGcagaataatattaaacgttacttaataattaatttcgttcgATTTTACTATGATG is part of the Vanessa atalanta chromosome 10, ilVanAtal1.2, whole genome shotgun sequence genome and encodes:
- the LOC125067101 gene encoding tetratricopeptide repeat protein 7B, translated to MTSRSKNAVRSYETEIEKSREESNWKKAVELAQQLKARSPQHESLAHFLIGEGKLEAYLEEWAPIKENVERAQRELSEARGYLTLATDEAGKKAGVALDSHLLLGKLNYACGAYDDALKHYKLAELNTLTEKELPVRSLRIVAESYAIKGLCLEQTALPGSTSRYKQAERESEMIRSFEVSSELSLLYLQRCARCAGATLEAALLRAPLLHIRAGRLHAAIDRYREMLTAVESVSTQALRLTLARQLAEVLMRGVTGQVYQAPRKVAAPSQLQGTLTRRREEYVSEGPWKPKKYAGINQFVPRNEYEEVLLLLLVGEAMAVRDAVLSQSGEFSAARDHSLQNAVAVADLLALAAVRWGQMALVIESLERAMKFSFGCAHIWRQRALATAAAARASESEPLSARVSAGSAAWGASVRALGVCRRAAPLLRHDAALRLLAASTAYRAGWIEEGIELAEEALAIEEARGGVLLARCYLYCGIGRQSKAQKTNSRIEKEADNETSLRMLLKSVELDDNDHLAFYHLALQYIHLGMLNEAMDATRACLRARSECGGGLRLAAALWGAACAGVRGRRALAAARLAHHHYPGAEWPLASLAALQLVWESGEAALATGKELLKLLNGADGEVDTEHTNGYAELDALSDSQHDDTHSNRDAASIRAESAGAYRMERALSEGASSQSAPRARSPLAEHRAHAWLLLADLCLRLGRVNAAAGCVSEAASLTPFSHLVFYTRGLVHAAGAEWAEARTCFQNALAIHPTHLDSIVQLGATYYSLGWLRLAERTLREAGALQPSRADTWRRLALVLAALGEPGAAADAAAAALALHP